The Schistocerca americana isolate TAMUIC-IGC-003095 chromosome 5, iqSchAmer2.1, whole genome shotgun sequence genome includes a window with the following:
- the LOC124615582 gene encoding probable cytochrome b5 2, with protein MAASLGSESQPITVPPTTAAANLLSLAGDALCLAVTALRLRDQQPPQVSLSEVACHDCPDDCWIIINDRVYDITDFLSKHPGGEEILLEYAGRDASLAFQGIGHGPDMVAVLEPNLVGVLPPSERLFDANGRIRPVEL; from the exons ATGGCAGCTTCTCTCGGCAGTGAAAGTCAGCCAATCACAGTTCCTCCCACCACG GCGGCGGCCAACCTGCTCTCGCTGGCTGGTGATGCCCTATGCCTCGCTGTGACCGCGCTGCGGCTCAGGGACCAGCAGCCGCCACAGGTGTCCTTATCAGAAGTCGCCTGCCATGACTGCCCTGATGACTGCTGGATCATTATCAATGACCGCGTCTATGACATCACGGACTTCCTCTCCAAG CACCCCGGTGGCGAGGAGATTCTGCTGGAGTACGCAGGCCGCGACGCCAGCCTCGCCTTCCAGGGCATCGGCCACGGGCCGGACATGGtggccgtgctggagcccaacctAGTGGGCGTGTTGCCGCCCAGTGAGCGCCTCTTCGACGCCAACGGACGCATCCGCCCTGTCGAGCTGTAA